A stretch of Aythya fuligula isolate bAytFul2 chromosome 1, bAytFul2.pri, whole genome shotgun sequence DNA encodes these proteins:
- the LOC116500448 gene encoding gap junction beta-6 protein isoform X1 — translation MDWGSLHTILGGVNKHSTSIGKIWLTVLFIFRIMILVVAAERVWGDEQDDFVCNTLQPGCKNVCYDHFFPISHIRLWALQLIFVSTPALLVAMHVAYRRHEKKRQFRKGDKKCEYKDIEEIRSQRFRIEGSLWWTYTSSIFFRLIFEAVFMYAFYFMYDGFRMPRLMKCNAWPCPNTVDCFVSRPTEKTVFTIFMIAVSSICILLNVAELCYLLTKFFLRRSKKAVNAKHHPNHENKEETKQNEMNELISDSCQNTVIGFTSS, via the coding sequence ATGGATTGGGGATCACTGCACACCATTTTGGGAGGCGTAAACAAACACTCCACCAGCATCGGGAAGATATGGCTCACAGTCCTGTTCATCTTCCGCATCATGATTCTGGTTGTGGCTGCAGAGAGAGTCTGGGGAGATGAGCAAGATGACTTTGTCTGCAACACTCTGCAACCTGGttgcaaaaatgtttgctaTGACCACTTTTTCCCTATCTCTCACATCAGACTCTGGGCCCTGCAGCTGATCTTTGTCTCCACGCCTGCGCTGCTGGTGGCCATGCACGTAGCTTACAGGAGGCACGAGAAGAAACGGCAGTTCAGAAAGGGGGACAAGAAATGCGAGTACAAGGACATTGAAGAAATCAGGAGCCAGAGGTTTCGTATTGAGGGTTCCCTGTGGTGGACATACACTAGCAGCATCTTCTTCAGACTGATCTTTGAAGCTGTCTTCatgtatgcattttatttcatgtatgaTGGGTTCCGAATGCCTCGCTTAATGAAATGTAATGCTTGGCCCTGCCCCAACACGGTAGACTGCTTTGTTTCTCGACCTACTGAAAAGACAGTGTTTACTATTTTCATGATTGCAGTGTCCAGCATTTGCATTCTTTTAAATGTGGCTGAATTATGTTACTTACTGACAAAATTTTTTCTCAGGAGATctaaaaaagctgtaaatgcaAAACATCACCCCAACCATGAGAATAAAGAAGAAaccaagcaaaatgaaatgaacgAGCTAATATCTGATAGCTGTCAGAACACAGTTATAGGATTTACAAGTAGCTAA
- the LOC116500448 gene encoding gap junction beta-6 protein isoform X2 — protein sequence MDWGSLHTILGGVNKHSTSIGKIWLTVLFIFRIMILVVAAERVWGDEQDDFVCNTLQPGCKNVCYDHFFPISHIRLWALQLIFVSTPALLVAMHVAYRRHEKKRHQRFRIEGSLWWTYTSSIFFRLIFEAVFMYAFYFMYDGFRMPRLMKCNAWPCPNTVDCFVSRPTEKTVFTIFMIAVSSICILLNVAELCYLLTKFFLRRSKKAVNAKHHPNHENKEETKQNEMNELISDSCQNTVIGFTSS from the exons ATGGATTGGGGATCACTGCACACCATTTTGGGAGGCGTAAACAAACACTCCACCAGCATCGGGAAGATATGGCTCACAGTCCTGTTCATCTTCCGCATCATGATTCTGGTTGTGGCTGCAGAGAGAGTCTGGGGAGATGAGCAAGATGACTTTGTCTGCAACACTCTGCAACCTGGttgcaaaaatgtttgctaTGACCACTTTTTCCCTATCTCTCACATCAGACTCTGGGCCCTGCAGCTGATCTTTGTCTCCACGCCTGCGCTGCTGGTGGCCATGCACGTAGCTTACAGGAGGCACGAGAAGAAACGGCA CCAGAGGTTTCGTATTGAGGGTTCCCTGTGGTGGACATACACTAGCAGCATCTTCTTCAGACTGATCTTTGAAGCTGTCTTCatgtatgcattttatttcatgtatgaTGGGTTCCGAATGCCTCGCTTAATGAAATGTAATGCTTGGCCCTGCCCCAACACGGTAGACTGCTTTGTTTCTCGACCTACTGAAAAGACAGTGTTTACTATTTTCATGATTGCAGTGTCCAGCATTTGCATTCTTTTAAATGTGGCTGAATTATGTTACTTACTGACAAAATTTTTTCTCAGGAGATctaaaaaagctgtaaatgcaAAACATCACCCCAACCATGAGAATAAAGAAGAAaccaagcaaaatgaaatgaacgAGCTAATATCTGATAGCTGTCAGAACACAGTTATAGGATTTACAAGTAGCTAA